Proteins found in one Pseudomonas sp. P8_241 genomic segment:
- a CDS encoding tetratricopeptide repeat protein, with translation MRFVHIAALAISVLSVTGCTRWSMNHHLNNAYKAYDRGNCEQVMLELSKVERESRARPYVWPEASMMRGLCLERQKMFVDAAQTYQFIMAAYPQSEYAYRARARLETLQSLGHYPLRSAAAAVRPTQF, from the coding sequence ATGCGATTCGTGCACATTGCCGCCCTAGCCATCAGCGTCCTCAGCGTCACGGGCTGCACCCGTTGGTCGATGAACCATCATTTGAACAATGCCTACAAAGCTTATGACCGGGGCAACTGCGAGCAAGTCATGCTCGAATTGTCCAAGGTCGAGCGCGAAAGCCGGGCACGCCCTTATGTGTGGCCGGAAGCATCGATGATGCGTGGCCTGTGTCTGGAGCGGCAGAAGATGTTCGTCGATGCGGCGCAGACGTATCAGTTCATCATGGCCGCGTATCCCCAGAGTGAATACGCTTATCGCGCCCGCGCGAGATTGGAAACCCTGCAAAGCCTGGGACACTACCCGTTGCGCAGTGCGGCCGCAGCGGTTCGCCCGACACAATTCTGA